A genome region from Camelina sativa cultivar DH55 chromosome 10, Cs, whole genome shotgun sequence includes the following:
- the LOC104717350 gene encoding protein CUP-SHAPED COTYLEDON 3-like — translation MGLKDIGSKLPPGFRFHPSDEELVCHYLCNKIRAKSDQGDVEDDEVDEALKDATDLVEIDLHICEPWQLPDVAKLNAKEWYFFSFRDRKYATGYRTNRATISGYWKATGKDRTVMDPRTRQLVGMRKTLVFYRNRAPNGIKTTWIMHEFRLECPNIPPKEDWVLCRVFNKGRDSSLQDNNYNNDHQTQRLEIIDATDLNYSRNYNNQLPPLLSSPPRHQQQEKMKIQVCDQWEQLMKQPSRTTEHPYHQHCLHQTVACGWEQMIIGSLSSSSSHGPDHESLLNLLYVDNSSTVNITDDHHQNYEKILLSPDMTSLEHDKTCMGSSSDGGMVSDLHMECGGLSFETDNLLPFH, via the exons ATGGGTTTGAAAGATATTGGGTCCAAATTGCCGCCGGGCTTTCGGTTCCATCCAAGTGATGAAGAGTTGGTTTGCCATTATCTTTGCAACAAGATTAGGGCCAAATCTGATCAGGGTGATGTTGAGgatgatgaagttgatgaaGCCTTGAAGGATGCTACTGATCTTGTGGAGATTGACTTGCATATTTGTGAGCCATGGCAGCTTCCCG ATGTGGCAAAGCTGAACGCAAAGGAATGGTACTTCTTCAGTTTTCGCGATAGAAAATATGCGACTGGATATCGCACAAACAGAGCGACAATAAGCGGATATTGGAAAGCAACAGGAAAAGATCGAACAGTGATGGATCCACGTACTAGACAATTGGTAGGGATGAGAAAAACACTTGTGTTCTACCGGAACAGAGCACCAAATGGGATCAAAACTACTTGGATCATGCACGAGTTCCGTCTTGAGTGTCCTAACATCCCACCTAAG GAAGACTGGGTCTTGTGCAGAGTGTTCAACAAAGGCAGAGACTCATCACTACAAGACAATAATTATAACAATGATCATCAGACCCAAAGGCTTGAAATCATTGACGCTACGGATCTTAATTACTCCCGTAATTACAACAATCAGTTGCCACCTTTATTATCGTCTCCTCCACGTCATCAGCAGCAAGAGAAGATGAAAATCCAAGTTTGTGATCAGTGGGAGCAGCTAATGAAGCAGCCTTCAAGGACCACCGAACATCCCTATCATCAACATTGTCTTCATCAAACCGTAGCATGTGGTTGGGAGCAGATGATTATCGGTTCACTGTCCTCATCGTCGAGCCATGGCCCTGATCACGAGTCCTTGCTAAATCTGCTTTACGTCGACAACAGCAGTACTGTCAACATCActgatgatcatcatcaaaatTATGAGAAGATTTTGTTGTCACCAGATATGACGAGTTTGGAGCATGACAAGACATGTATGGGATCATCGTCGGATGGTGGTATGGTTTCTGATCTTCATATGGAATGTGGTGGCTTAAGTTTTGAGACCGACAATCTCCTCCCTTTTCATTGA
- the LOC104717351 gene encoding 12S seed storage protein CRC, protein MVKLSNLLVATFGVLLVLNGCLARQSLGVPPQLQNECNLDNLDVLEATETIKSEAGQIEYWDHNHPHLRCAGVSVARYVIEQGGLYLPTFFTSPKISYVVQGRGISGRVVPGCAETFMDSQPMQGEQQGQQGRRKEQPWQGQGQQGQGQQGQQQQQGFRDMHQKVEHVRQGDVFAITPGSAHWIYNSGEQPLVIIALLDIANYQNQLDRNPRVFRLAGNNQQGGFGGSQQQQEQKNMWSGFDAQIIAQALKIDVQLAQELQNQQDSRGNIVRVKGPFQVVRPPLRQPYESEERRRPRGPQDNGLEETIYSMRSHENIDDPARADVYKPNIGRVTSVNSYTLPILQYIRLSATRGHIQGNAMVLPKYNMNANEILYCTGGQGRIQVVNDNGQNVLDQQVQKGQLVVIPQGFAYVVQSHGNNFEWISFKTNENAMISTLAGRTSLLRGLPLAVISNGFQVSPEEARRIKFNTLETILTRSAGRQQ, encoded by the exons atggttaagctcagcaatctcctcGTTGCAACATTCGGGGTTCTCCTCGTCCTTAACGGCTGCCTTGCGAGGCAATCTCTTGGGGTTCCTCCTCAGCTACAGAACGAGTGTAACCTTGATAACCTAGACGTTCTTGAAGCCACCGAAACTATCAAAAGTGAGGCCGGTCAGATCGAGTACTGGGATCACAACCACCCTCACCTCCGATGTGCTGGTGTTTCCGTAGCTCGTTATGTAATTGAACAAGGCGGTCTCTACTTGCCCACCTTCTTCACTTCCCCAAAAATCTCCTACGTTGTTCAAG gaAGAGGTATTAGCGGAAGAGTGGTCCCTGGATGTGCGGAGACCTTCATGGACTCGCAGCCCATGCAAGGCGAGCAACAAGGACAACAAGGACGAAGAAAAGAACAACCATGGCAAGGACAGGGACAACAAGGACAAGGGCAACAAGgacagcagcaacaacaagggtTCCGTGACATGCACCAGAAGGTAGAACATGTTCGACAGGGAGACGTCTTTGCCATCACTCCAGGCTCTGCCCACTGGATCTACAACTCCGGAGAACAGCCACTTGTCATCATCGCTCTTCTAGACATCGCCAACTACCAAAACCAACTTGACCGCAACCCTAGA GTGTTCCGTTTGGCCGGAAACAACCAACAGGGTGGCTTTGGCGGTTCGCAGCAACAGCAAGAACAGAAAAACATGTGGAGCGGCTTCGACGCACAGATCATAGCTCAAGCATTGAAAATCGACGTTCAGTTGGCTCAGGAGCTTCAGAACCAACAAGACAGCCGTGGAAACATCGTTCGTGTAAAGGGACCTTTCCAGGTCGTGAGGCCGCCTTTGAGACAGCCCTACGAGAGCGAAGAGAGGAGACGCCCACGTGGCCCACAAGACAACGGCCTTGAGGAGACTATCTACAGCATGAGGTCCCACGAGAACATTGACGACCCTGCTCGTGCTGACGTGTACAAGCCCAACATTGGTCGTGTTACCAGCGTCAACAGCTATACCTTGCCCATCTTGCAGTACATCAGGCTCAGCGCCACACGTGGCCATATCCAGGGT AATGCGATGGTGCTTCCAAAATACAACATGAACGCAAACGAGATCTTGTACTGCACTGGAGGACAAGGAAGGATCCAAGTTGTGAACGACAACGGACAGAATGTGTTGGACCAGCAGGTGCAGAAGGGACAGCTCGTGGTCATTCCACAAGGGTTCGCATACGTCGTCCAGTCCCACGGAAACAACTTCGAGTGGATCTCTTTCAAGACTAATGAAAACGCGATGATCAGCACTTTGGCAGGTCGAACCTCGCTATTGAGGGGATTGCCGCTAGCGGTCATATCAAATGGCTTCCAGGTGTCTCCTGAGGAAGCTAGGAGGATCAAGTTTAACACCCTTGAGACCATCTTAACTCGATCCGCCGGTAGGCAACAATAG
- the LOC104717352 gene encoding prohibitin-1, mitochondrial-like: MFVYSVSPHLDIDFDLLINIGGIVTERRMNLNVKVPKLPGGGAISALLKVEIIGGLGLYGATHSLYNVDGGHRAIMFNRLVGIKDKVYPEGTHLMVPWFERPVIYDVRARPYLVESTSGSRDLQMVKIGLRVLTRPMADQLPTIYRSLGENYSERVLPSIIHETLKAVVAQYNASQLITQREAVSREIRKILTARAANFNVALDDVSITTLTFGKEFTAAIEAKQVAAQEAERAKFIVEKAEQDKRSAVIRAQGEAKSAQLIGQAIANNQAFITLRKIEAAREIAQTVANSANKVYLSSDDLLLNLQGMNLDVDAKK; this comes from the exons ATGTTTGTTTATTCTGTTTCTCCACACCTGgatattgattttgatttgttaataAATATTGGGGGGATTGTCACAGAAAGAAGGATGAATCTCAACGTCAAAGTTCCGAAGCTGCCAGGTGGTGGTGCCATTTCTGCGTTGCTTAAGGTTGAGATTATCGGTGGGCTTGGTCTCTATGGTGCCACACACAGTCTCTACAATGTTGATGGTGGACATCGTGCCATCATGTTCAATCGTTTAGTCGGTATTAAAGATAAG GTTTACCCTGAAGGTACACACCTTATGGTGCCTTGGTTCGAAAGGCCGGTCATCTATGACGTTCGCGCTCGACCCTACCTTGTTGAGAGTACATCCGGAAGCCGCGATCTTCAGATG GTGAAAATTGGGCTTAGGGTTCTCACGCGTCCCATGGCAGACCAGCTACCTACAATCTACAGGAGCCTTGGTGAGAACTACAGCGAGAGAGTTCTGCCTTCTATAATCCACGAGACTTTGAAAGCTGTGGTTGCTCAGTACAATGCAAGCCAGCTTATTACTCAGAGAGAG GCGGTCAGTAGGGAGATCAGGAAGATTCTGACTGCACGAGCAGCAAACTTCAACGTCGCGCTTGATGATGTGTCCATCACGACTTTGACATTCGGGAAGGAGTTCACGGCTGCCATTGAAGCAAAGCAGGTGGCAGCTCAAGAGGCCGAGCGGGCAAAGTTCATCGTCGAGAAGGCTGAACAAGACAAGAGAAGTGCAGTTATCCGTGCCCAG GGAGAAGCCAAGAGTGCTCAGCTCATTGGTCAAGCAATTGCAAACAACCAGGCTTTCATAACGCTCAGGAAGATCGAGGCTGCAAGAGAGATTGCGCAGACCGTAGCTAACTCGGCGAACAAAGTGTACTTGAGCTCAGACGATCTGTTGCTTAACCTACAAGGGATGAATTTGGATGTGGATGCAAAGAAGTAG
- the LOC104717353 gene encoding NAC domain-containing protein 73: protein MTWCNDRSDVQTVERIIPSPTSAESPRASLPVSSHKTCPSCGHNFKFHEQAGIHDLPGLPAGVKFDPTDQEVLEHLEGKVKDDARKLHPLIDEFIRTIDGENGICYTHPEKLPGVNKDGTVRHFFHRPSKAYTTGTRKRRKVHTDSEVGGETRWHKTGKTRPVLAGGRVRGYKKILVLYTNYGKQKKPEKTNWVMHQYHLGINEEEKEGELVVSKVFYQTQPRQCGGSVAAAATAKDRPYLHGIGGGGGRHLHYHLHHNNGNVKSNGGGGGTAGAGEYYHNIPALISFNQTGVQNHLVHDSQPFIP from the exons ATGACTTGGTGCAATGACCGTAGCGATGTTCAGACCGTTGAAAGAATCATTCCCTCCCCGACGTCGGCTGAGTCTCCGAGAGCCTCATTACCGGTGTCAAGCCACAAAACTTGTCCTTCTTGTGGCCATAACTTCAAGTTTCATGAACAG GCGGGGATCCATGACTTGCCGGGACTACCCGCTGGAGTGAAATTTGATCCGACGGATCAAGAGGTACTGGAGCATCTTGAAGGAAAGGTAAAAGACGACGCAAGAAAGCTTCATCCTCTCATAGATGAGTTTATCCGTACCATCGATGGTGAAAACGGCATCTGTTATACCCATCCTGAGAAATTGCCAG gagtgaACAAGGACGGGACGGTCCGTCATTTCTTCCACCGACCGTCGAAAGCATACACGACGGGAACAAGAAAACGACGTAAAGTCCACACTGATTCCGAAGTCGGTGGCGAGACACGGTGGCACAAAACCGGCAAAACACGGCCAGTTCTCGCCGGAGGAAGAGTGAGAGGCTACAAGAAAATCCTAGTGCTCTACACAAACTAcggcaaacaaaaaaagcccGAGAAGACTAATTGGGTAATGCATCAATATCATCTTGGTATCaacgaggaagagaaagaaggcGAGCTCGTTGTCTCCAAAGTCTTTTACCAGACTCAACCACGCCAATGTGGTGGCTCAGTAGCTGCAGCAGCCACCGCTAAAGACCGACCTTACCTCCACGGTATCGGTGGAGGTGGTGGCCGCCACCTTCATTACCATCTTCATCATAACAATGGTAACGTCAAGAGCAacggcggtggaggaggaacCGCCGGAGCCGGTGAGTATTATCACAATATTCCGGCTCTTATCTCGTTTAATCAGACCGGGGTACAGAACCATTTGGTTCATGACTCTCAACCTTTTATcccttaa
- the LOC104717354 gene encoding receptor-like protein kinase 5: MFYCLILLLCLSSTYLSLSLNQDATILRQAKLGLSDPAQSLSSWSNNDVTPCKWNGVKCDALSSVVSVNLSSFLLVGPFPSIICRLPSLTFLSLYDNSINGSLSGDDFTACRNLEHLDLSENLLVGSIPMSLPFNLPNLKLLDISGNNLSDTIPETFGEFQKLESLNLAGNLLSGTIPPTLGNVSTLKELKLAYNLFSPSLIPSQLGNLKELQILWLAGCNLIGPVPPDLSKLTRLVNLDLTFNKLTGSIPSWITELNTVEQIELFNNSFSGELPEAMGNMTSLKRFDASTNMLRGKIPDGLNLLNLESLNLFENMLEGPLPESITRSKTLYELKLFNNRLTGTLPTQLGADSPLQYIDVSYNQFSGELPANLCGGGKLEYLILIDNSFTGEISQSLGKCKSLTRVRLSNNKLSGHVPDEFWGLPCLSLLELSENSFTGSIPKTISGAKNLSNLRISKNRFLGSIPDEVGSLKGLIEISGAENGFSGVIPSSLVKLKQLSRLDLSKNQLSGEIPRGIRGSKNLNELNLANNHLSGEIPKEVGILPVLNYLDLSSNQFSGEIPVELQNLKLNVLNLSYNRLTGNIPPLYGNKIYAHDFIGNPGLCVDVDGLCRKITRSRNIGYVWILLLIFTLAGLVLVVGIVMFVAKCQKLRALKSSRLAVSKWRSFHKLRFSEHEIVDCLNERNVIGFGSSGKVYKVELSGGEVVAVKKLNKAATKGGDEYSCSLNRDVFAVEVETLGTIRHKSIVRLWCCCSSGDCKLLVYEYMPNGSLADVLHSDRKGRVLLGWSERLRIAVDAAEGLSYLHHDCVPPIVHRDVKSSNILLDGKYRAKVADFGIAKIGQLSGSKTPDAMSGIAGSCGYIAPEYVYTLRVNEKSDIYSFGVVLLELVTGKQPTDPLLGDKDLGKWVCTTLDHCGLEPVIDPKLDIKFKEEISKVIHIALLCTSPLPLNRPSMRKVVIMLQEVSGAVSCSSPNASKRSKSSGKLSPYYTEDLNSV, translated from the exons atgttttattgtCTTATTCTGCTTCTATGTCTCTCCTCTACGTATCTAAGTCTATCTCTAAACCAAGATGCCACCATTCTCCGGCAAGCCAAACTGGGCTTATCCGACCCGGCCCAGTCCCTTTCTTCTTGGTCCAACAACGACGTCACGCCGTGTAAATGGAACGGCGTCAAGTGCGACGCCTTGTCATCCGTCGTCTCCGTCAATCTCTCTAGCTTCTTGCTCGTCGGTCCTTTCCCATCCATCATCTGTCGTCTTCCTTCCCTaaccttcctctctctctacGACAACTCCATCAACGGTTCTCTCTCCGGCGATGACTTCACGGCGTGTCGTAATCTCGAACATCTCGATTTGTCGGAGAATCTCTTGGTCGGATCCATCCCAATGTCACTCCCTTTCAATCTCCCGAACCTCAAGTTACTCGATATCTCCGGTAACAACTTATCAGACACGATTCCGGAGACCTTCGGAGAGTTTCAAAAGCTAGAGTCTTTAAACCTCGCCGGTAATCTCCTCTCCGGTACAATCCCTCCCACACTCGGTAACGTCTCGACTCTCAAAGAACTCAAACTCGCTTACAATCTGTTTTCTCCGAGTCTCATCCCGAGTCAACTCGGAAACCTCAAAGAGCTCCAAATCCTCTGGCTCGCCGGCTGCAACCTCATCGGTCCGGTGCCTCCAGATCTATCAAAATTGACTCGTTTGGTTAACTTGGATTTGACATTCAATAAACTCACCGGATCAATCCCAAGTTGGATCACAGAGCTAAACACCGTCGAGCAGATCGAACTATTCAACAACTCATTCTCAGGCGAGTTACCGGAAGCTATGGGTAACATGACGTCGCTAAAAAGATTCGACGCGTCGACGAACATGCTGAGAGGGAAGATACCTGACGGCTTGAATCTGTTAAACCTCGAGTCACTCAACCTCTTCGAGAACATGCTCGAAGGTCCCTTACCGGAGAGCATAACTCGCTCCAAAACCTTGTACGAACTCAAGCTCTTCAACAATAGACTCACCGGAACGTTACCGACTCAACTCGGCGCTGACTCGCCGTTACAGTACATAGACGTTTCATACAATCAATTCTCCGGCGAGTTACCGGCGAATCTCTGCGGCGGAGGGAAGCTTGAGTATCTTATTCTTATAGACAATTCGTTCACCGGAGAAATCTCGCAAAGTTTAGGAAAATGCAAGAGCTTGACTCGGGTTCGATTAAGTAACAACAAGCTCTCTGGTCACGTACCTGACGAGTTCTGGGGATTGCCTTGCTTGTCACTACTCGAACTCTCTGAGAACTCATTCACCGGAAGTATTCCGAAGACGATCTCCGGCGCGAAGAATCTATCGAATCTGCGAATCTCAAAGAACCGATTTTTAGGTTCAATCCCTGACGAAGTCGGTTCGCTAAAGGGACTGATTGAAATCTCCGGAGCGGAGAATGGTTTCAGCGGTGTGATTCCAAGTAGCTTGGTGAAATTGAAGCAACTGAGTAGGCTTGATCTCAGTAAAAATCAACTCTCCGGCGAGATTCCTAGAGGGATTCGTGGTTCGAAGAATCTAAATGAGCTTAATTTGGCTAATAATCATCTCTCCGGTGAGATCCCTAAAGAAGTCGGAATCTTGCCGGTTCTTAACTATCTTGATCTCTCAAGTAATCAATTTTCCGGTGAGATTCCGGTGGAACTGCAGAATCTGAAGCTAAACGTTCTCAATCTGTCGTATAATCGTCTCACCGGTAACATTCCTCCTCTGTACGGGAATAAAATCTACGCGCATGACTTCATTGGAAACCCTGGTTTGTGCGTTGACGTTGACGGTCTTTGTAGGAAGATCACACGGTCTAGAAACATTGGCTACGTTTGGATTCTCCTATTGATTTTCACACTTGCGGGTTTGGTTCTTGTTGTTGGGATCGTTATGTTCGTTGCGAAGTGTCAAAAGCTCAGAGCTTTGAAGAGTTCTAGACTCGCAGTGTCTAAATGGAGATCCTTTCACAAGCTTCGTTTCAGCGAGCACGAGATCGTTGATTGTCTTAACGAACGGAATGTAATTGGGTTTGGATCCTCTGGCAAAGTTTATAAAGTGGAGCTTAGTGGTGGAGAAGTTGTAGCTGTGAAGAAACTTAACAAAGCTGCTACTAAAGGAGGAGATGAATATAGTTGTTCTTTGAATAGAGATGTTTTTGCTGTGGAGGTTGAAACGTTGGGAACGATTAGGCATAAGAGTATTGTGCGTTTGTGGTGTTGTTGCAGCTCTGGTGATTGTAAGTTGTTGGTGTACGAGTATATGCCTAATGGGAGCTTAGCTGATGTGTTGCATAGTGACCGCAAAGGCAGGGTATTGTTGGGTTGGTCAGAGCGGTTAAGAATCGCTGTGGACGCTGCTGAGGGATTATCATACTTGCACCATGATTGTGTTCCTCCGATCGTGCACCGCGACGTGAAGTCGAGTAATATATTGCTAGATGGAAAATACAGGGCCAAAGTCGCTGATTTTGGGATTGCCAAAATTGGTCAGTTGAGTGGTTCCAAAACGCCAGACGCTATGTCTGGGATCGCTGGTTCATGCGGGTACATTGCACCAG AGTATGTATACACACTTCGGGTGAATGAAAAGAGCGATATCTACAGCTTCGGTGTGGTGCTTTTGGAACTGGTTACAGGGAAACAACCAACAGATCCATTACTTGGAGACAAAGATTTGGGGAAATGGGTGTGCACTACACTTGACCATTGCGGTTTAGAACCCGTGATCGATCCTAAACTCGATATCAAGTTCAAAGAAGAGATTAGCAAAGTCATTCACATTGCTCTTCTTTGTACAAGTCCTCTCCCTCTAAACCGACCTTCCATGAGGAAAGTTGTGATCATGCTCCAAGAGGTATCTGGTGCTGTTTCTTGTAGTAGTCCAAACGCGTCTAAACGCTCTAAGAGCAGTGGGAAACTCTCGCCATACTACACAGAAGACTTGAACAGCGTTTGA
- the LOC104717355 gene encoding uncharacterized protein LOC104717355 isoform X2, which produces MEETKQSLIASLPAAPRKPKSKAQKVVSVPPSPVAGSPASSSSYAPSLASSSPLPTPSETQTARYGLATWTGLYVVDGSITLTEDEKEKYKLKILDFVHAIMSMLVFFAISMFDQNVTRCLFPVPSAETREILTSLPFVIGVICGGFFLAFPTRRHGIGSPLTKE; this is translated from the exons atggaggaGACAAAGCAGTCGTTGATAGCATCCTTGCCGGCAGCACCAAGAAAACCGAAGTCGAAAGCACAGAAAGTT GTCAGTGTCCCACCATCACCAGTCGCTGGCTCACCTGCTTCCTCGTCTTCGTATGCGCCATCTcttgcttcatcttctcctttacCGACTCCATCAGAGACCCAAACGGCAAg GTACGGACTGGCGACATGGACAGGGCTATATGTGGTGGATGGATCGATTACTCTAACGGAGGACGAGAAGGAAAAATACAAGCTCaagattcttgattttgtgCATGCAATCATGTCAATGCTAGTCTTCTTCGCAATCTCCATGTTTGATCAGAACGTAACCCGTTGTTTATTCCCTGTTCCTTCCGCGGAAACCAGGGAGATCCTTACCAGTTTACCTTTTGTCATTGGTGTAATTTGTGGTGGCTTCTTCCTCGCGTTCCCCACACGCCGTCATGGCATCGGATCTCCCCTCACCAAAGAGTAA
- the LOC104717355 gene encoding uncharacterized protein LOC104717355 isoform X1 has translation MEETKQSLIASLPAAPRKPKSKAQKVVRKTFKGTAQLSNLLPTGSVMSFQIMCPVLTHQGQCPTITSRWLTCFLVFVCAISCFIFSFTDSIRDPNGKVRYGLATWTGLYVVDGSITLTEDEKEKYKLKILDFVHAIMSMLVFFAISMFDQNVTRCLFPVPSAETREILTSLPFVIGVICGGFFLAFPTRRHGIGSPLTKE, from the exons atggaggaGACAAAGCAGTCGTTGATAGCATCCTTGCCGGCAGCACCAAGAAAACCGAAGTCGAAAGCACAGAAAGTTGTGAGGAAAACATTCAAAGGAACTGCTCAATTGTCAAATCTACTCCCCACCGGTTCGGTCATGAGTTTTCAAATAATGTGTCCGGTCCTAACCCATCAAGGTCAGTGTCCCACCATCACCAGTCGCTGGCTCACCTGCTTCCTCGTCTTCGTATGCGCCATCTcttgcttcatcttctcctttacCGACTCCATCAGAGACCCAAACGGCAAg GTTAGGTACGGACTGGCGACATGGACAGGGCTATATGTGGTGGATGGATCGATTACTCTAACGGAGGACGAGAAGGAAAAATACAAGCTCaagattcttgattttgtgCATGCAATCATGTCAATGCTAGTCTTCTTCGCAATCTCCATGTTTGATCAGAACGTAACCCGTTGTTTATTCCCTGTTCCTTCCGCGGAAACCAGGGAGATCCTTACCAGTTTACCTTTTGTCATTGGTGTAATTTGTGGTGGCTTCTTCCTCGCGTTCCCCACACGCCGTCATGGCATCGGATCTCCCCTCACCAAAGAGTAA
- the LOC104717357 gene encoding dnaJ homolog subfamily B member 13-like, whose amino-acid sequence MGVDYYKVLQVDRSASDDDLKKAYRKLAMKWHPDKNPNNKKDAEAKFKQISEAYDVLSDPQKRAVYDQYGEEGLKGNVPPPNAAGGASYFSTGDGPSSFRFNPRSADDIFAEFFGFSTPFGGGGGGSGGQRFSSRMFGDGGGAGHLHHHHHHHHAAARKVAPIENKLPCSLEDLYKGTTKKMKISREIVDVSGKAMQVEEILTIGVKPGWKKGTKITFPEKGNEHPGVIPADLVFIIDEKPHPVFTREGNDLIVTQKISLADALTGYTANITTLDGRTLAIPVTNVIHPEYEEVVPKEGMPLQKDQTKKGNLRIKFNIKFPARLTAEQKAGFKKLLG is encoded by the exons ATGGGAGTTGATTATTACAAGGTTCTACAGGTTGATAGAAGCGCTAGCGACGATGACCTTAAGAAAGCTTATCGAAAACTCGCTATGAAATGGCATCCCGACAAGAAccctaacaacaaaaaagacgCTGAGGCTAAGTTCAAGCAGATCTCTGAAGCCTAcgat GTTCTTAGCGATCCTCAAAAGAGAGCTGTGTACGATCAGTACGGTGAGGAAGGGTTAAAAGGGAACGTGCCACCTCCCAATGCTGCTGGTGGAGCTTCCTACTTCTCAACAGGAGATGGACCTTCATCTTTCAGATTCAATCCCAGAAGTGCCGATGATATATTTGCTGAGTTTTTCGGGTTCTCGACCCCGTTtggtggtggaggcggtggCAGTGGAGGGCAGAGGTTCTCTAGCCGCATGTTTGGTGATGGAGGAGGAGCTGggcatcttcatcatcaccatcaccatcatcacgCTGCAGCTAGGAAAGTCGCTCCTATCGAGAACAAATTACCTTGTAGCCTTGAAGATCTCTACAAAGGAACcaccaagaagatgaagatctcCAGGGAGATTGTAGATGTTAGCGG GAAGGCAATGCAAGTGGAAGAGATTCTAACCATTGGAGTGAAACCAGGGTGGAAGAAAGGCACAAAGATCACATTCCCAGAGAAAGGCAACGAGCATCCGGGTGTGATTCCAGCAGATCTAGTATTCATCATCGACGAGAAACCCCATCCGGTGTTTACTCGTGAGGGCAATGATCTGATTGTCACACAGAAGATATCACTAGCTGATGCCTTAACAGGCTACACCGCAAACATCACAACCCTTGATGGTCGTACGCTTGCTATCCCGGTTACCAACGTGATCCATCCAGAGTATGAAGAGGTGGTTCCTAAAGAGGGAATGCCACTTCAGAAAGATCAGACAAAGAAAGGGAACTTGAGGATCAAGTTCAATATCAAGTTTCCAGCTAGATTGACTGCAGAACAGAAAGCTGGGTTTAAGAAGCTTCTTGGGTGA